A genomic segment from Aegilops tauschii subsp. strangulata cultivar AL8/78 chromosome 1, Aet v6.0, whole genome shotgun sequence encodes:
- the LOC109771797 gene encoding uncharacterized protein: protein MDKPKQPCNWTGVACSKAVLPRGRDQGDAALVVSNISLAYCGLQGGLDSLHFADLSHFVYLNLSGNYLWGSIPSSIGALAKLTHLDLSNNGLNGSIQQASLDLPHLVYLKLGNNLLSGRIRSSIGAVAKLAYLDLSVNNLDGSIPTFIDLPNLVYLNFSRNALSGPIPSSIGTLTKLVVLDLSFNGLNGSIPTSIDLPNLVYLNFSRNTLSGPIPSSIGALTKLVVLDLSFNGLNGSIPISLA, encoded by the exons ATGGACAAACCGAAGCAGCCCTGTAACTGGACCGGCGTTGCCTGCAGCAAGGCCGTGCTGCCTCGTGGCCGTGACCAGGGTGATGCTGCCCTTGTTGTGTCCAACATTTCCCTTGCATACTGCGGCCTTCAAGGCGGGTTAGACAGCCTTCACTTTGCAGACTTGTCCCATTTTGTCTATCTGAACCTCAGCGGCAACTATCTTTGGGGCTCAATCCCATCAAGCATCGGTGCTCTTGCCAAGCTCACTCACTTAGATCTATCCAACAATGGCCTAAACGGATCTATCCAACAAGCATCCCTAG ACTTGCCCCATCTTGTCTATTTGAAGCTTGGTAACAACCTCCTTTCGGGCAGAATCCGTTCAAGCATTGGGGCTGTTGCCAAGCTTGCATACTTGGATCTGTCCGTCAACAATCTTGATGGATCTATCCCAACATTCATAG ACTTGCCCAATCTTGTGTATCTGAACTTCAGTCGCAACGCTCTCTCAGGCCCAATCCCATCAAGCATTGGCACTCTTACCAAGCTCGTAGTCTTGGATCTATCCTTCAATGGCTTGAACGGATCTATCCCAACATCCATAG ACTTGCCCAATCTTGTGTATCTGAACTTCAGCCGCAACACTCTCTCGGGTCCAATCCCATCAAGCATTGGCGCTCTTACTAAGCTCGTGGTCTTGGATCT